One Gemmatimonadota bacterium DNA window includes the following coding sequences:
- a CDS encoding TRAP transporter large permease subunit produces the protein MTEAMPLILFLVLFLLLLMGYPVAFTLGGVSVLLGLMTFGADFFNLLPLRIWGVMTNYVLLAVPLFVYMGVMLEKSGLAEDMLETMALLFGRLRGGLAVAVVIVGALLGASTGIVGATVVTMGLLSLPTMLRRGYSPQVATGTIAASGTLGQIIPPSVVLVLLGSILNVSVGDMFIGAVIPGAILVGMYLVWLAIVAVIKPTEAPAMPADELAAFRESGMFRKIIRAFLLPLGLMTVVLGSIFAGITSPTEAAAVGALGATLLTVFQGKFSYETLKEVMKECTHITCMVFFVLVGAEAFGLVFRGMKGDAYMTSLIMDANLSTYAFLALVLVMIFIAGFFIDFIQITYIIVPVVTPIFIAFGVDLLWLGILIAVNLQTSFLTPPFGFSLFYLKGVAPPEVQTRHIYKGILPFIVIQLICLGCLVYAPMLATWLPGLR, from the coding sequence TTGACCGAAGCGATGCCCCTCATCCTCTTCCTGGTCCTCTTCCTGCTGCTCCTGATGGGGTACCCGGTCGCCTTTACCCTGGGCGGCGTGTCCGTACTCCTCGGGCTGATGACCTTCGGCGCGGATTTCTTCAACCTGCTGCCCCTGCGCATCTGGGGCGTCATGACGAATTACGTCCTGCTTGCCGTGCCCCTGTTCGTCTACATGGGCGTCATGCTGGAGAAATCGGGCCTGGCCGAGGACATGCTGGAGACCATGGCCCTGCTCTTCGGCCGGCTGCGGGGCGGACTCGCCGTGGCGGTGGTGATCGTGGGGGCCTTGCTGGGCGCATCCACCGGAATCGTGGGGGCGACGGTCGTGACCATGGGCCTGCTCAGCCTGCCCACAATGCTCAGGCGGGGCTACAGTCCCCAGGTGGCCACGGGCACGATCGCCGCGTCGGGGACGCTCGGGCAGATCATACCGCCCAGCGTAGTGCTCGTGCTGCTCGGGAGCATCCTCAACGTGTCGGTCGGCGACATGTTCATCGGCGCGGTCATACCGGGCGCGATTCTCGTGGGCATGTACCTCGTGTGGCTTGCCATCGTGGCCGTGATCAAGCCGACCGAGGCGCCGGCCATGCCGGCCGATGAACTGGCCGCCTTCCGGGAAAGCGGCATGTTCAGGAAGATCATCCGGGCCTTCCTGCTTCCCCTGGGCCTGATGACCGTCGTGCTGGGTTCCATCTTCGCGGGCATCACCTCGCCGACGGAAGCGGCGGCCGTGGGTGCGCTGGGCGCGACCCTGCTCACCGTTTTCCAGGGCAAGTTTTCTTATGAAACGCTGAAGGAGGTCATGAAGGAGTGCACGCACATCACGTGCATGGTCTTCTTCGTGCTGGTAGGCGCCGAGGCCTTTGGTCTGGTGTTCCGGGGCATGAAGGGCGACGCGTACATGACCAGCCTGATCATGGACGCCAACCTGAGTACCTACGCCTTCCTGGCCCTGGTCCTGGTCATGATCTTCATCGCCGGCTTCTTCATAGATTTCATCCAGATCACCTACATCATCGTACCGGTTGTCACGCCCATCTTCATCGCCTTCGGCGTCGATCTGCTGTGGCTCGGCATCCTGATCGCGGTGAATCTGCAGACATCCTTCCTCACGCCACCCTTTGGGTTTTCCCTGTTCTACCTCAAAGGGGTGGCCCCGCCCGAAGTGCAGACCCGCCATATCTACAAGGGTATTTTGCCCTTTATCGTGATCCAGCTCATCTGCCTGGGCTGCCTGGTCTACGCTCCGATGTTAGCGACCTGGCTGCCGGGCCTGCGCTAA
- a CDS encoding TRAP transporter small permease subunit, translating into MNALRKFVRFVDGLNERVGSVVSWFTTLLVLTVCIDVFTRYFLRSSSVAVQELEWHFFAVIFLLASAWALKHNKHVRVDVLYMNFKPRNQALVNLIGSLLFLLPFAVIAIWSSQNFVLNSFRIGEVSPDPGGLPARYILKAMIPLGFSLILLQGLALAARSLDRFIHGGEDPLGETDESPPRGLSAREEDAV; encoded by the coding sequence TTGAACGCGCTTCGGAAATTCGTACGGTTCGTGGACGGGTTGAACGAACGTGTCGGCTCGGTCGTTTCCTGGTTTACGACCCTGCTCGTCCTGACCGTCTGTATCGACGTGTTCACCCGGTATTTCCTGCGTAGCAGCAGCGTGGCAGTGCAGGAACTGGAGTGGCACTTCTTCGCGGTGATCTTCCTGCTCGCCTCGGCGTGGGCCCTTAAACACAACAAGCACGTCCGCGTGGACGTGCTCTACATGAACTTCAAGCCACGAAACCAGGCCCTGGTCAATCTCATCGGCAGCCTGCTGTTTCTGCTTCCCTTCGCGGTGATCGCGATCTGGAGCTCCCAGAACTTCGTCCTGAATTCCTTCCGAATCGGTGAGGTTTCGCCGGATCCCGGCGGCCTGCCCGCCCGCTACATCCTGAAGGCCATGATCCCCCTCGGGTTCTCGCTTATACTCCTCCAGGGACTGGCCCTGGCGGCACGCTCCCTGGACCGGTTCATCCACGGAGGTGAAGATCCCTTGGGCGAAACGGACGAATCGCCCCCGAGAGGGCTTTCGGCCAGGGAGGAGGACGCGGTTTGA
- a CDS encoding DUF362 domain-containing protein has product MPEKPYTVRAASCDHRTPYEGVYETLKRITEPLAESWARIEKARKIVIKFNMMKPMDNVIRFKGRRQELVDDAVCRAVLQLIREHTDAEIYATDTNPYAPDKLTPDEFNYVHHLREFDVKYDDSNRPPWAVYEVPGGGNMFDRYILSGVFEDADEVISVAKMKNHSFMGITLCMKNLFGLPPIVPPGGRVRTYFHHAIRLSYVLPDLAMITNPCLNIIDGLVGQKGREWGGEGRVGDVLIAGDQITATDACGAYLMGHDPTSDWPTPPFRRDRNHLLVAAQRGFGTVDLDEIDFESDVQTPVAHFDSDPDEAPELIHTLRRTACEQGLFYQDHQKDIVDRHRGEFIYMQEGEIAWHGEDPSVIGSHRSYSSAKPGSALWLKLVDPDETEGERFEVYDRCLSALSA; this is encoded by the coding sequence ATGCCGGAGAAGCCATACACCGTTCGCGCGGCGTCCTGCGACCATCGGACGCCCTACGAAGGCGTCTACGAAACCCTCAAGCGCATCACCGAACCGCTTGCGGAGTCCTGGGCGCGCATCGAGAAAGCCCGGAAGATCGTCATCAAGTTCAACATGATGAAACCCATGGACAACGTCATCCGGTTCAAGGGGCGCCGGCAGGAACTGGTGGACGACGCGGTCTGCAGGGCCGTGCTGCAATTAATCCGGGAACATACCGATGCGGAGATCTACGCCACGGACACCAATCCCTACGCGCCGGACAAACTCACGCCGGACGAGTTCAATTACGTCCACCACCTCCGAGAATTCGACGTCAAGTACGACGACTCGAACCGGCCGCCCTGGGCGGTCTACGAGGTGCCGGGCGGCGGGAACATGTTCGACCGGTATATCCTGAGCGGCGTCTTCGAGGACGCGGACGAAGTCATTTCCGTGGCGAAAATGAAGAATCACTCGTTCATGGGCATCACGCTGTGCATGAAGAATCTCTTCGGGCTTCCGCCCATCGTTCCCCCGGGGGGACGGGTCCGAACGTATTTCCATCATGCGATCAGGCTCTCATACGTGCTTCCGGACCTGGCCATGATCACGAACCCCTGCCTGAACATCATCGACGGACTCGTGGGACAGAAAGGAAGGGAATGGGGCGGTGAAGGGCGCGTGGGCGACGTGCTGATCGCCGGCGATCAGATCACGGCCACGGACGCCTGCGGCGCCTACCTGATGGGGCACGATCCCACGTCGGACTGGCCGACGCCGCCGTTTCGCCGGGACCGGAATCATCTCCTGGTGGCCGCACAGCGGGGTTTCGGCACGGTAGACCTGGACGAAATCGATTTCGAAAGCGATGTCCAAACCCCGGTGGCGCACTTCGACTCGGATCCCGATGAGGCGCCCGAGCTGATCCATACGCTGAGGCGTACGGCCTGTGAACAGGGCCTGTTCTACCAGGACCACCAGAAGGACATCGTGGACCGCCACCGCGGAGAATTCATCTATATGCAGGAGGGGGAAATCGCCTGGCACGGCGAGGATCCCTCCGTGATCGGCAGCCACCGGTCCTACAGCTCGGCAAAGCCCGGCAGCGCCCTCTGGCTCAAGCTGGTGGACCCCGATGAGACGGAAGGCGAGCGATTCGAGGTCTACGACCGCTGCCTCTCCGCCCTGTCGGCCTGA
- a CDS encoding zinc-binding dehydrogenase — protein MKIAMLYGPRDLRIEDHPLDTENLGPHDLWVETVISALKIGTDRGNYEGAEQVPGAPDFPRWVGDSNLGVIRGVGDAVEDFTVGDRVISRYPHQSEFIAKDDEMLVKVPDGVHDEDAVYGHLYTLSALCYYKSQFQPGENVAVVGLGVLGLGAVGLGPCLGARTIGIANSPVRMEMAERMGADATFMHDDPDLAGKLDDFTHGEGVDLVILTANPWPALRTSCQIVRDNGRVGIVALPGRGEPPLDFNPLDMEWFYAKGISLIAVNGRAGYLFPPERGDRREWGAMCRFTLDLMREGKLEPKRLITHRMHYTQINEAYEMIYRREKNMMGVVFNWKD, from the coding sequence ATGAAAATCGCCATGCTCTACGGCCCAAGAGACCTCCGCATCGAAGACCATCCCCTGGATACGGAAAACCTGGGCCCTCACGACCTCTGGGTGGAAACCGTCATATCGGCGCTCAAGATCGGGACCGACCGGGGCAACTACGAAGGCGCGGAGCAGGTGCCCGGAGCACCGGATTTTCCTCGCTGGGTCGGGGACAGCAATCTGGGCGTGATCCGCGGCGTGGGAGACGCGGTCGAGGATTTCACCGTGGGCGACCGGGTCATCTCCCGGTACCCGCACCAGTCCGAGTTCATCGCGAAGGATGATGAAATGCTCGTCAAGGTCCCCGACGGCGTACATGACGAGGACGCGGTATACGGCCACCTGTACACACTCAGCGCCCTGTGCTACTACAAGTCGCAGTTCCAGCCCGGCGAGAACGTGGCCGTCGTGGGACTGGGCGTCCTCGGACTCGGGGCCGTAGGACTCGGTCCGTGCCTCGGCGCGCGGACGATCGGAATCGCGAACAGCCCGGTGCGCATGGAAATGGCCGAGCGCATGGGGGCGGACGCGACCTTCATGCACGACGATCCCGATCTCGCGGGCAAGCTGGACGACTTCACCCACGGCGAGGGCGTCGACCTGGTCATACTCACGGCCAATCCCTGGCCCGCACTGCGTACTTCCTGTCAGATCGTGCGCGACAACGGGCGGGTCGGCATCGTAGCCCTGCCCGGCCGGGGCGAACCGCCGCTCGACTTCAATCCCCTGGACATGGAATGGTTCTATGCCAAGGGGATATCCCTGATCGCGGTCAACGGGCGGGCCGGCTACCTGTTTCCCCCCGAGCGGGGCGACCGGAGGGAATGGGGCGCAATGTGCCGCTTCACGCTGGACCTGATGCGCGAGGGCAAGCTGGAACCGAAGCGCCTGATTACCCACCGGATGCATTACACACAGATCAACGAAGCTTACGAGATGATATACAGGCGTGAAAAGAACATGATGGGCGTCGTCTTCAACTGGAAGGACTGA
- a CDS encoding phytanoyl-CoA dioxygenase family protein: MTAETLLSQDRKAAFSRDGYFIAEAFLTPDEVESIRREITAIVDRYPDVPEELVQIEPAVRRGAVTPESRELGVRKLFRMTRHSELFHALALHPRMVGIAVELIGPDVALFQSMLLMKPPRFGGQKVWHQDNAYFRLEPNDVFGFWIALDDADVANGCMHVIPGSHRAGIGEHGGVADDYGLSSAPTADDAVACVMKSGDALVFHGETYHYTPPNTSDRRRRALQYHYASTHCRSTKDSPFKSTEPEVIVAGAGAVARPPEG, encoded by the coding sequence ATGACCGCCGAGACGCTGTTGTCACAAGATCGGAAAGCCGCCTTCAGCCGGGACGGCTATTTCATCGCGGAAGCGTTTCTGACCCCGGACGAAGTCGAATCCATCCGGCGCGAGATCACGGCGATCGTGGACCGGTACCCGGACGTCCCGGAGGAACTGGTGCAGATCGAGCCGGCCGTACGCCGCGGTGCGGTAACGCCCGAATCCAGGGAGCTGGGTGTGAGGAAGCTATTCCGGATGACCCGCCACAGCGAGCTGTTCCACGCCCTGGCCCTCCATCCCAGAATGGTGGGTATCGCCGTCGAACTGATCGGGCCGGACGTTGCCCTGTTTCAGAGCATGCTGTTGATGAAACCGCCCCGGTTCGGTGGCCAGAAGGTCTGGCACCAGGACAACGCCTACTTCCGCCTGGAACCCAACGATGTTTTTGGATTCTGGATCGCCCTCGACGACGCCGACGTGGCGAACGGATGCATGCACGTCATTCCGGGGTCGCACCGCGCGGGGATCGGAGAACACGGGGGGGTGGCGGACGATTACGGGCTGTCTTCGGCGCCCACGGCGGACGACGCGGTGGCCTGTGTCATGAAGTCCGGGGACGCTCTAGTGTTCCACGGCGAGACCTACCACTACACGCCGCCGAATACGTCCGACCGGCGCCGAAGGGCGCTCCAGTACCACTACGCTTCCACGCACTGCCGGTCAACGAAAGACAGTCCGTTCAAGTCCACTGAACCCGAGGTTATCGTGGCGGGGGCGGGGGCGGTCGCACGTCCACCTGAAGGGTGA
- a CDS encoding phytanoyl-CoA dioxygenase family protein, which produces MASALTDHQKNQYLEDGFLPIEGLFDPASLDPLIAELNQVVDAWAERYHAEGRLSERFAGEPFERRLYRIHEAMDGQCRELLEAVLGKRKTAGMFHVMTLPEILDVVESLIGPEILVHPQFNSRAKLPDRTSVVDWHQDIGFLDPDVMQTFMVNFWLPLVDTDEHNGCLEVIRGSHRSERLPFDDSPENIVPGALPAGERVSCPIPRGGVLLLQHTTVHRSAPNYSDHIRWSLDIRYSDWRKPTGRDDVPGFIARSRSHPEKVATGHEAWQRLFELA; this is translated from the coding sequence ATGGCGAGCGCTCTGACCGACCACCAGAAAAACCAGTATCTCGAAGACGGCTTCCTGCCCATCGAAGGGCTGTTCGACCCCGCTTCGCTCGATCCATTGATCGCGGAATTGAACCAGGTCGTCGATGCGTGGGCGGAGCGGTATCACGCGGAAGGGAGGCTGTCGGAACGGTTTGCAGGCGAACCCTTCGAGCGGAGACTATACCGGATCCATGAGGCCATGGACGGCCAGTGTCGTGAATTGCTCGAAGCCGTGCTGGGAAAACGGAAAACCGCGGGGATGTTTCACGTCATGACCCTGCCCGAGATCCTGGACGTGGTCGAATCCCTCATCGGCCCGGAGATCCTCGTCCACCCCCAGTTCAACTCCCGGGCCAAGCTTCCGGACCGGACTTCCGTCGTAGACTGGCACCAGGACATCGGGTTCCTGGATCCGGACGTGATGCAGACGTTCATGGTTAATTTCTGGCTGCCGCTGGTGGATACGGACGAACACAACGGCTGCCTGGAGGTCATCCGCGGCAGCCACCGCAGCGAACGCCTACCGTTCGACGATTCACCCGAGAACATCGTTCCCGGCGCCCTGCCTGCAGGAGAGCGGGTATCCTGTCCCATTCCCAGGGGCGGCGTGCTCCTGCTGCAGCACACCACGGTGCATCGTTCCGCGCCAAATTACTCTGATCACATACGATGGAGCCTGGATATCCGGTATAGCGACTGGCGAAAGCCCACCGGAAGGGACGATGTCCCGGGCTTTATCGCCCGCAGCCGGTCGCATCCTGAGAAGGTCGCCACCGGGCACGAAGCCTGGCAGCGGCTGTTCGAACTGGCTTAA
- a CDS encoding amidohydrolase/deacetylase family metallohydrolase yields MAFDLVLSGATIVDPSQQKNGRGDVGITNGRIAAISDRIEAGAHTTIDVSGKYLTPGWIDLHAHVYAGATTFGIKADALCLATGVTTIVDAGSPGWTNLRGFLEYIIEPSRTEVLTFVHISSIGLLNSMRGEMEDIKNADPEHTARVISMWPQHCVGVKVRQGAFQVGSHGVEPLRRAIEAAEMVDTRVMVHIDKGVALPDILELLRPGDIVTHCYQGKGDHILGDDDRVIPEVYDARKRGVFFDLGHGAGSFHYGIAKRAVELGFLSDVISTDLHVYSLKSPVHSLPETASKLLNMGLDFEEIVRQTTINPARILKRSDEIGTLKEGSVADIAVFSVEEGHYTFTDAHGREETGGSMITPQLTVRAGRVYYPDDVKEEVKETERRAQEMVDITGVPYGAIRDIRKVR; encoded by the coding sequence ATGGCTTTCGACCTGGTGCTGTCGGGCGCGACGATTGTCGATCCCTCCCAGCAGAAGAACGGAAGAGGCGACGTAGGGATCACTAACGGCAGAATCGCCGCGATTTCCGATCGTATTGAAGCCGGCGCGCACACGACCATCGACGTTTCGGGTAAGTATCTTACGCCCGGCTGGATCGACCTGCACGCCCATGTTTACGCCGGCGCTACGACCTTCGGCATCAAGGCCGACGCCCTCTGCCTGGCCACCGGCGTGACGACGATCGTAGACGCCGGAAGCCCGGGATGGACGAACCTGCGCGGCTTTCTCGAGTACATCATCGAACCGTCCCGGACCGAAGTGCTCACCTTCGTCCATATCAGCAGCATCGGGCTCCTGAATTCCATGCGCGGCGAGATGGAGGACATCAAGAACGCCGATCCCGAACACACGGCCCGGGTCATTTCCATGTGGCCGCAACACTGCGTGGGCGTCAAGGTCCGTCAGGGGGCCTTCCAGGTGGGAAGCCACGGCGTGGAACCGCTCCGTCGGGCCATCGAAGCGGCCGAAATGGTGGACACCCGGGTCATGGTCCATATTGACAAGGGTGTCGCTCTGCCGGATATCCTGGAACTTCTTCGTCCGGGCGATATCGTGACCCACTGCTACCAGGGCAAGGGAGATCACATCCTCGGCGACGACGACCGGGTGATTCCGGAAGTATACGACGCAAGAAAGCGCGGCGTGTTCTTCGACCTGGGCCACGGCGCCGGGAGCTTTCATTACGGTATCGCGAAGCGCGCGGTCGAACTGGGATTCCTGTCCGACGTGATCAGCACGGACCTGCACGTCTACAGCCTGAAGTCCCCGGTGCACAGCCTGCCCGAAACGGCCTCGAAACTGCTGAACATGGGGCTGGATTTCGAGGAGATCGTACGACAGACGACCATCAATCCCGCACGTATCCTGAAACGCTCGGATGAAATCGGAACGCTGAAGGAAGGAAGCGTCGCCGACATCGCCGTTTTCAGCGTGGAGGAGGGGCATTATACCTTTACCGATGCCCACGGCAGGGAGGAAACCGGCGGAAGCATGATCACGCCGCAACTTACCGTGCGGGCCGGTCGGGTTTATTATCCGGATGACGTGAAAGAAGAGGTCAAGGAGACGGAGCGCCGGGCCCAGGAAATGGTAGATATCACCGGGGTGCCCTACGGGGCCATTCGGGACATCAGGAAGGTGAGGTGA
- a CDS encoding mandelate racemase, translated as MTPKITKIETVVFQYTVENMGVDYNGFNLVYEKGATRKLGGGLLRIHTNLGIVGEYLGGPSPSGPAVQYLLGSNPFEREKTYNDLKRGLRHTDRTQIGAVDVALWDFAGKYYNAPVYQLLGGYRTSLPAYASTYHGDENGGLHTPEAFADFAEQCRDLGYRAFKIHGWGNAPIEREVANVKVTGKRVGDGMDLMIDPACEYNTWADALKVGRACDEAGFFWLEDPYKDGGVSIFGHKKLREHITTPILQTEHIFGLEQHVDFVVNGGTDFVRSGVYEDGGITGVMKIAHAAEGLGLDMELHGGGLAHRHIMASVRNSNYYELGLVHPGIKKTKPHVYAPEFTDELENIDEHGCVPVPQGPGLGAEIDRDYIEAHRVNTIVHEA; from the coding sequence ATGACCCCGAAAATCACTAAAATCGAAACCGTTGTTTTTCAGTACACCGTCGAAAACATGGGCGTGGACTATAACGGATTTAACCTGGTGTACGAGAAAGGCGCCACGCGCAAGCTCGGCGGTGGCCTGTTGCGGATACACACCAACCTGGGGATCGTCGGCGAATACCTGGGCGGTCCCTCGCCGTCGGGACCGGCGGTCCAGTACCTGCTGGGCAGCAATCCTTTCGAACGGGAAAAGACCTACAATGATCTGAAGCGCGGGCTGCGGCACACTGACCGCACCCAGATCGGCGCGGTGGACGTGGCGTTGTGGGACTTCGCGGGCAAGTACTACAACGCGCCCGTCTACCAGTTGCTGGGCGGTTACAGGACCTCCCTGCCGGCTTACGCGAGCACGTACCACGGCGACGAAAACGGTGGGCTGCATACGCCCGAGGCCTTCGCGGACTTCGCCGAACAGTGCCGGGACCTGGGATACCGCGCCTTCAAGATCCATGGCTGGGGCAACGCCCCCATCGAGCGCGAGGTCGCCAACGTGAAAGTCACGGGAAAGCGCGTGGGAGACGGCATGGACCTCATGATCGATCCCGCCTGCGAATACAATACCTGGGCGGACGCGCTCAAGGTGGGCCGGGCCTGCGACGAAGCCGGATTCTTCTGGCTGGAGGATCCCTACAAGGACGGCGGCGTGTCCATATTCGGCCACAAGAAGCTGCGGGAACACATCACCACGCCGATTCTGCAGACCGAGCATATCTTCGGCCTGGAGCAGCACGTCGATTTCGTCGTCAACGGGGGAACGGACTTCGTGCGGTCCGGAGTCTACGAGGACGGCGGCATCACCGGCGTGATGAAGATCGCCCACGCGGCCGAGGGACTCGGGCTGGACATGGAACTCCACGGCGGCGGCCTCGCACACCGCCATATCATGGCATCCGTCCGGAACAGCAACTACTACGAACTGGGGCTCGTGCATCCCGGGATTAAGAAGACCAAGCCGCACGTTTACGCGCCCGAATTCACCGATGAGCTCGAGAACATCGATGAACACGGATGCGTTCCCGTCCCCCAGGGTCCGGGTCTGGGCGCCGAGATCGATCGGGACTACATCGAGGCGCATCGGGTGAACACGATCGTGCACGAGGCGTAG
- a CDS encoding phytanoyl-CoA dioxygenase family protein gives METGTGMTTQTPVPFLTPEEKWHFELQGYLLLPGVVPDADLSEMRPVLDGWLTADEKDIPAPLKRGRQEPNKTHIGHIHYGHEVFQRLNMNPEIIRVVAGLTWGCPRLMHCVFTHMVKGPEELRFHRDDDGVKVTHGFRNPNNDFQVADGEIYCSHLATWVALADVPPGTGFCLVPGSHKSTIPEPEGLPVEHDPPTSITIPMKAGDVIIFSTRLLHNASPWTRDYPRLNIFQRYVFSWFFDLPHLYPLEEHRGKLSDDMYELEKMTRDEKQVVKRVREMLASA, from the coding sequence ATGGAGACTGGAACGGGTATGACGACACAGACCCCGGTGCCTTTCCTGACACCGGAAGAGAAGTGGCATTTCGAGCTGCAGGGCTACCTGCTGCTGCCTGGCGTCGTTCCGGACGCCGACCTGTCCGAGATGCGCCCGGTCCTGGACGGCTGGCTGACCGCGGACGAGAAGGACATTCCCGCTCCACTCAAGCGGGGGCGCCAGGAGCCGAACAAGACCCATATCGGCCATATCCACTACGGCCACGAGGTGTTCCAGCGGCTCAACATGAACCCGGAGATCATCCGCGTGGTAGCCGGGTTGACCTGGGGTTGTCCCCGCCTGATGCACTGCGTATTCACCCACATGGTCAAGGGCCCGGAAGAACTGCGCTTTCACCGGGATGACGACGGGGTCAAGGTCACCCACGGATTCCGCAATCCCAACAACGATTTCCAGGTGGCGGACGGCGAGATCTACTGCAGCCACCTGGCCACCTGGGTCGCCCTGGCCGACGTGCCGCCCGGCACGGGATTCTGCCTGGTCCCCGGCAGCCATAAATCCACGATTCCCGAGCCGGAAGGTCTACCCGTCGAGCACGATCCTCCCACTTCGATTACGATCCCCATGAAGGCGGGGGACGTCATCATCTTCTCTACCCGTCTGTTGCACAACGCCAGTCCGTGGACCCGGGACTATCCCCGCCTGAACATCTTCCAGCGGTACGTCTTTAGCTGGTTCTTCGACCTGCCCCACCTGTATCCACTGGAGGAGCACCGCGGGAAGCTCTCGGACGACATGTACGAGTTGGAGAAAATGACCCGCGACGAGAAACAGGTCGTCAAGCGGGTACGAGAAATGCTGGCAAGCGCGTAG
- a CDS encoding 4-hydroxy-2-oxovalerate aldolase: protein MRKSKVLSKLSSSGFVRMAGLGHYLPFYIRYAAHFKYDGLWFDLEHRAMDAREVQSILAMCKQHDIDCMVRPPTLERTHLYRYLEDGATGFMIPFMSTADVARHVVDCAKFPPLGNRGIDGAGIDGDFGIEVWKEGTTYFEDANRETFIVGQIETVEGLRNVDAIAAVEGIDVVFIGPADLTHRLETDPNVNWTLDDAISRVSDAAERHGKAWGITAGSPEQVAHYRGLGASLVPWGGDFSLMGVLEQCSKDLDAIPGA, encoded by the coding sequence ATGCGCAAGAGCAAGGTCCTGTCCAAGCTTAGCTCCTCCGGCTTCGTCCGGATGGCCGGTCTCGGCCACTATCTGCCCTTCTACATTCGCTATGCAGCCCACTTCAAATACGACGGCCTCTGGTTCGACCTGGAACACCGCGCCATGGATGCCCGGGAGGTCCAGTCCATTCTGGCCATGTGCAAGCAGCACGACATCGACTGCATGGTGCGTCCGCCGACCCTGGAAAGGACTCACCTGTACCGGTATCTGGAAGACGGCGCCACGGGTTTCATGATCCCTTTCATGTCGACTGCGGACGTCGCGCGCCACGTCGTCGACTGCGCGAAGTTCCCTCCCCTGGGCAACCGGGGCATCGACGGCGCTGGCATTGACGGTGATTTCGGTATCGAGGTGTGGAAAGAAGGAACGACTTACTTCGAAGATGCCAATCGGGAGACCTTCATCGTCGGCCAGATCGAGACCGTGGAAGGGCTGCGCAACGTGGACGCCATCGCGGCCGTGGAGGGCATCGACGTGGTATTCATCGGCCCCGCCGACCTGACGCATCGCCTGGAAACCGACCCCAATGTCAACTGGACGCTGGACGATGCCATTTCCCGGGTGTCGGATGCGGCCGAACGGCACGGCAAGGCCTGGGGCATCACGGCGGGCAGCCCCGAACAGGTCGCCCACTACCGCGGCCTGGGCGCCAGTCTCGTGCCATGGGGCGGCGATTTCAGCCTGATGGGCGTGTTGGAGCAATGCAGTAAAGACCTGGACGCGATACCGGGCGCGTGA
- a CDS encoding HigA family addiction module antidote protein, producing MTCLDPVHPGVVLKHDFMDPMGLSSNALAKAVGVTPARINEIVRGRRGISAETALRLARYFNTDAQSWMNLQVRYDLALAERIAASDLLAIKPYDVA from the coding sequence ATGACGTGCCTAGACCCGGTTCACCCAGGGGTGGTGCTCAAGCACGACTTCATGGATCCTATGGGCCTGTCTTCTAATGCGTTGGCCAAGGCAGTAGGGGTAACGCCGGCCAGGATAAATGAGATCGTGCGCGGCCGTCGGGGTATATCTGCCGAAACGGCACTGCGCCTTGCTAGGTATTTCAACACGGACGCACAAAGCTGGATGAATCTACAGGTAAGATACGATCTGGCACTTGCAGAACGCATAGCTGCTTCAGACCTACTGGCCATTAAGCCGTATGACGTGGCATAA